The Mycolicibacterium monacense genome contains the following window.
GTAGTACCTTCGTTCTGAAAGAGCGCTGCCCGTTGTATTTTGCCGCCGCCGACGATGAAGATCGAGTCGGTGTCGGTCAGTTCCTCGGTCATCAGGTGCGCGACGACCGGCGCGACGTACTCCGGCGTGAGCTTCTCGAAGACCTCCGGCGGCAGGATGTCCTGCGTCATCCGGGTCGCGGCGATCGGTGCGACGGCGTTGGTCTTGATGTTGTACTTCGCGCCTTCCTGGGCCAGCGTGTTGATCAGGCCGACGAGGCCGAGTTTCGCTGCGCCGTAGTTGGCCTGGCCGAAGTTGCCGAACAGCCCGCTGGTCGAGGTGGCGACGACGACGCGGCCGAAGCTCTGCTCACGGAAGTGCGGCCACGCCGCACGGATCACGTTGTACCCGCCGTACAGGTGGACCTTGAGCACCGCGTCCCAGTTCTCGAACGTCATCTTGTGGAACGTGCCGTCGCGCAGGATGCCCGCGTTGCTCACCACGCCGTCGACCTTGCCGAACTCGTCGATCGCGGTCTTGATGATGTTCTCGGCGCCCTCGGGTTCGGCGACGGAGTCGTAGTTGGCCGCGGCCCGGCCACCCGCGGCCTTGATCTCGTCGACGACCTGATCGGCCATCGCCGATCCGGCGCCGGTGCCGTCGCGCGCACCGCCGAGGTCGTTGACGACGACGGCGGCACCCTCGCGGGCGAGCGTCAGCGCGTACTCACGGCCCAGCCCTCCGCCGGCTCCGGTGACGACGATGACGCGATCCTGCACTCCTGGCATGGGTGTCCTTTCGGGTTCAGTTGTGATTTCGGCGTGCTCGGTCGCGCTCAGCGCGACCAGGCACGCCGAAATCGCTAAAAGAGGCGACGGGCGAGTTTCCAAGCCTTCTCTGTATACGGCGGGTAGATGAAGGCGCCCACGTCGGGTCGGGTGGGCTTGGTCATCACGGTCTTGTGGTGGCTGAAAGTCTCGAAGCCGAACCGGCCGTGGTAGGCGCCCATTCCGGACGGGCCGACACCGCCGAACGGCAGTTTGCTCGTGGCGAAGTGGAACAACAGGTGGTTGACCACCATGCCGCCGGACGACACGTCCTTGACCACCCGCTCGCGGATCGCCTTGGTCTTGGTGAACAGGTAGGCCGCCAGCGGTTTCGGCCGCGCGTTGACGAAATCGATTGCCTGGTCCAGGGATTGGACGGTGACGATCGGCAGGATCGGTCCGAAGATCTCGTCGGTCATCAGCGGTTCGGCGGGATCGGGGTCGACGACGACGGTCGGCTGGATGCTGATCTTCGACGCGTCCGAACCGCCGCCGATCACGACGTCGCCCTTGGTCGCGGCCAGCGCGGTGGTGAGCCGGTCGAAGTGCCGCTCGTTGACGATGCGCTTACCCTCGGGGTTCTCGGACTCGAACGTCTGCACCGCGGCCTTGATCTTGTCGACGAGCTGATCGCGGATCTTCGCGTCGGCCAGCACGTAGTCGGGGGCGATGCAGATCTGTCCGGAGTTGATCAGCTTCGTCCAGGCGATGCGCTTGGCGGCCACGTCGATGTCGGCGTCGGCGGTCACGATCACCGGGCTCTTGCCGCCCAGTTCCAGCGTCACCGGGGTCAGGTGCGGGGCGGCGCCCTCGTAGACCTTGCGGCCGATCTCCGTACCGCCGGTGTAGAGCAGATAGTCGAATCCCTGCGCGATGAGTTCCTGGCTGACGGAGCCGTCCCCCTCGACCACGACGATCGCCTCGTTGTCGAGGTAGCGCGGCACCAGATCGGCCATCAACGCCGAGCAGGCCGGCGCGACCTCGGAGGGTTTGAGCACCACGGTGTTACCGGCGGCGATCGCCCCGACGGCCGGACCCAGCGTCAGCGCGAACGGGAAGTTCCACGCACCGATGATCAGCACCGTGCCGAACGGTTCGTACTCGACCCAGCCGAGCCCGGGCAGCTGCGAGAGCTCCAGCATCCGGTAGCGCCGCCGCGTCCACTTGCGCACGTTCTTCGCGGCGTCCTTGGCCTCACCGGCGACACTGGCGATGTCGGCCAGCCATGCCTCGAAGGGTTTGCGGCCGAGGTCCTGTTCGAGCGCGGCGGCGATCGCCGTCTCGTTCTCGACCATCAACCGTTCGAGGGCACGCAGCTGGCGTTTACGCCATTCGATGTCGCGGGTGCGACCGGTCGCGAAGGTGCGGCGAAGACGGGCGACGGTGGCGGGGATGTCGGTGTCGGCGTGAGCGGCCTGGGTGGCCTGAGTGGCCTGGGCGGCGGAATCGGTGGTCATGGCTGGTCCTTCCTGACCGGGATGACCCGATCGTAACCAACCGGTTGGCCCGCCCACCGGGCTCCGCGGCGCTAGGCGATTTTCTCCGCGGTCACCAGGGCGGCGTGCGCGGTGTAGGACTGCGCATCGTCGTCGCGCCGGCCCGACAGTTCGGGCAGATGACGGGCCTCCACGACGTCGGTCCACCACCCCCGCGACGTCAGCCAGCCCGGCGCATCGGACCGCCCGGAGCACATCCCGAGCACGTCGTCGAAGGCGATCCGGCTGCCCGCCGCGCTGAGCCCGTCGATCTCGGAGATCAACGCGTCCTGGGTGGCGTCCGGCAGCGGGAGCAGACCTTCGGCCAGCCAGATCGTCGGCTCGTTGTGGTTGAAGCCCGACTCCCACAGCCGCCTCGGCCACGGCATATCGGATTCGACGCCGACCGGGTGCCAGTCCGCGGCCGGCCGGGCGCCGTGCGCGGTCAGCGCGTTCTCCTTGTACCGAAGCACCGTGGGCTGGTCGATCTCGAAGACCGTCATACCGTCCGGCCACGGCAAGCGGAACGCGCGGGTATCCAGCCCGGCTGCCAGCACCACGCACTGGCGGATGCCCTCGGCCGCGGCGTCGGCGAGGTAGGCGTCGAAGAAGCGGCTGCGCATCGCGTGATAGTCGGCGATCTGGTGGTGGGCCGCGGCCAGCGCGGGCACCCGGTCGATCAGTTCGGCAGAGCGCTGCAACACCTCGATCACCTTCGGCCGGCCGAGCAGCACCGCGGCCAGCGGATCGTCGCAGCCGGTGACGCTCGCGACGGCCGCCGTGGTGAGCACCTCGGGGCCGACGCGGGTGGCGAGGCTCGACGTGCCCGCCTCCTGCCGCCTCACGACAGCTTCTCGGCAGTGACGAAGTTGGAAAAAGCATCATCGTCGGTCAGATCGGCGGGCAGGGCCCACCGGTCAAGCCGACGCATCTCCTGCTGCGAGCTGACGGCGGTCGCGGTCCAGCCGTGGGCGTCGAGCCAGTCGGCGACGTCGGCGCGGTCGGGGTCCTCGTAGATGAGCTGCTGGATGTCGAGCGACGCGGTCATGTCGAACTTCTCGGCGATGCGCTCGAAGCGCTCGCGCATCTGCTGGCGGCGGTCCTCGGCCTGCACCCCCGCGGTTTCGGCGGCGACGCGGCTTCCCGGCGCCGACAACTCGGTGATCTGCTCGAACAGCCGGTCCTGGGCGTCGGCGGGCAGGTACATCAGCAGTCCCTCGGCGAGCCACGCCGTCGGCCGGGACGGGTCGAATCCGGCGCCGCGCAACGCGGCGGGCCAGTCGTGGCGCAGGTCGATGCCCACCTCGCGGCGGGTCGCGGCCGGTTCGACACCGTGCTCGGCAAGTGTGGCGGACTTGTACTCGAGCACCTTGGGCTGGTCGATCTCGTACACCGTGGTGCCCGACGGCCAGTCCAGGCGGTACGCGCGCGAGTCCAGGCCGGAGGCGAGGATGACGATCTGGCGGATGCCCGCCTCGGCCGCGGCGGTGAAGAACGCGTCGAAGAAGTGTGTGCGCACCGCCTGGTAGCTGATCATGTGCTCGAAGATGGCGGCGGCCTCGGCGTCGGCCGCGGCGACCGTCTCGACGAACTTCGCGTCGAGGACGGACTCCCAGATACCGGTGCCGGCCCCGGTGACGAGCAGCCTGGCGTACGGATCCCGGATCAGGGCCTCGTCGCGTTCGGTCTCGGCGGCGCGGGATGCGGCCACCATGACGGCGGTGGACCCCACGCTCGTCGCGATGTCCCACGTGTCGTCGGCTGTGCGCAGAGAGCTCATCGGGGTCCTTTCGCCGCACACGAGGCGGCGCTCGGCAAGATCGGGTGGTGACGCAATCTTACCGAAATAGCTTAGGCAAGCTATGTGATTGTGGCCGATCTCACCCGGTCAGGCGTTGAGCTGCCAGAGCTTGTTCGCCATCAGCAGCTCGAACTTCTCGACGATGACCTCGAGCTCCTGCTGACCGCCCACATAGCCGGCATAGAAACCCATTCCCCACATGACCGCGACCAGCATCTCGACGATCGACGGGATGTCGGTGTCGGTGCTGAGCTCGCCGCGTTCGATGGCGTCGTTGACCGCCCACGACACGAATGAACGAGACATCCGCAACGCGTCGTGCTCGTCGCTGCGCAGATCGGGATGCCGCTGCGATTCGAGGACCGAGGTGACGAGAAACGCGGCGGCCGAACGGTCTTCGGATTCGGCGTGCATGGCGGCCGAGAAGAACGCCGACAAACGGCCCAGCAGCGTGCCTTCGCCGTGGGCGCGTTCCATTCCCGCGCTAATCACCCACGCATTGGTCTGTTCGACCACCTCGCGGTAGAGGACGCGTTTGCTCGCGAAGTAATGGTTGATCGCCGGGCGGGTCAGATCGGCCCGGATCGCGATCGCCTGGAAAGTCGCAGCGTCGTAACCGAGTTCGCTGAAGACCTCTCTAGCAGCACGCAGGATGCGCTCACGTGTCTCTGCGGCCTTCGCTGCGGGCGGTCGTCCCGGCCCCCGGCTGGCAGTATGCGGCACAGTCAAATTGTGCCATAGGTAACGTTCTGTACCTGCACGTGGTGTCCTTCGTGCGCCCGAGGCTGCACTTTCAGCAAATCGCGGCGGCGGGCCGCGAAATAGTCGCGGCGGGCCATGTGGCGGCGTCGGCCACAAAATCAGTCGCAGCAACTATTGTTTCGTCTCATGGGGGCGGTGGTCACTCGGGAGGGGTACTTCGAAACGGGCCTCGCGGTGCTCGCCGATCAGGGGTACGGCGGGCTGAAGCTCGCCGAGGTCTGTCACCGACTGGGCGTCACGACGGGGTCGTTCTACCACTACTTCGCGAACTGGTCGGCCTATACGCGTGAGCTCGTCGAGTACTGGCGCCAC
Protein-coding sequences here:
- a CDS encoding SDR family oxidoreductase, encoding MPGVQDRVIVVTGAGGGLGREYALTLAREGAAVVVNDLGGARDGTGAGSAMADQVVDEIKAAGGRAAANYDSVAEPEGAENIIKTAIDEFGKVDGVVSNAGILRDGTFHKMTFENWDAVLKVHLYGGYNVIRAAWPHFREQSFGRVVVATSTSGLFGNFGQANYGAAKLGLVGLINTLAQEGAKYNIKTNAVAPIAATRMTQDILPPEVFEKLTPEYVAPVVAHLMTEELTDTDSIFIVGGGKIQRAALFQNEGTTFTKVPTLDDVASRWGEITDLSAAQQASFKLG
- a CDS encoding SAM-dependent methyltransferase produces the protein MRRQEAGTSSLATRVGPEVLTTAAVASVTGCDDPLAAVLLGRPKVIEVLQRSAELIDRVPALAAAHHQIADYHAMRSRFFDAYLADAAAEGIRQCVVLAAGLDTRAFRLPWPDGMTVFEIDQPTVLRYKENALTAHGARPAADWHPVGVESDMPWPRRLWESGFNHNEPTIWLAEGLLPLPDATQDALISEIDGLSAAGSRIAFDDVLGMCSGRSDAPGWLTSRGWWTDVVEARHLPELSGRRDDDAQSYTAHAALVTAEKIA
- a CDS encoding aldehyde dehydrogenase family protein, with the translated sequence MTTDSAAQATQATQAAHADTDIPATVARLRRTFATGRTRDIEWRKRQLRALERLMVENETAIAAALEQDLGRKPFEAWLADIASVAGEAKDAAKNVRKWTRRRYRMLELSQLPGLGWVEYEPFGTVLIIGAWNFPFALTLGPAVGAIAAGNTVVLKPSEVAPACSALMADLVPRYLDNEAIVVVEGDGSVSQELIAQGFDYLLYTGGTEIGRKVYEGAAPHLTPVTLELGGKSPVIVTADADIDVAAKRIAWTKLINSGQICIAPDYVLADAKIRDQLVDKIKAAVQTFESENPEGKRIVNERHFDRLTTALAATKGDVVIGGGSDASKISIQPTVVVDPDPAEPLMTDEIFGPILPIVTVQSLDQAIDFVNARPKPLAAYLFTKTKAIRERVVKDVSSGGMVVNHLLFHFATSKLPFGGVGPSGMGAYHGRFGFETFSHHKTVMTKPTRPDVGAFIYPPYTEKAWKLARRLF
- a CDS encoding TetR/AcrR family transcriptional regulator — its product is MPHTASRGPGRPPAAKAAETRERILRAAREVFSELGYDAATFQAIAIRADLTRPAINHYFASKRVLYREVVEQTNAWVISAGMERAHGEGTLLGRLSAFFSAAMHAESEDRSAAAFLVTSVLESQRHPDLRSDEHDALRMSRSFVSWAVNDAIERGELSTDTDIPSIVEMLVAVMWGMGFYAGYVGGQQELEVIVEKFELLMANKLWQLNA
- a CDS encoding class I SAM-dependent methyltransferase, which codes for MSSLRTADDTWDIATSVGSTAVMVAASRAAETERDEALIRDPYARLLVTGAGTGIWESVLDAKFVETVAAADAEAAAIFEHMISYQAVRTHFFDAFFTAAAEAGIRQIVILASGLDSRAYRLDWPSGTTVYEIDQPKVLEYKSATLAEHGVEPAATRREVGIDLRHDWPAALRGAGFDPSRPTAWLAEGLLMYLPADAQDRLFEQITELSAPGSRVAAETAGVQAEDRRQQMRERFERIAEKFDMTASLDIQQLIYEDPDRADVADWLDAHGWTATAVSSQQEMRRLDRWALPADLTDDDAFSNFVTAEKLS